In Microbulbifer sp. THAF38, the sequence GGCCCGCACCGGTCTTGGCGCTGATGGCGATTACCGGCACGCCTTCAGTGTGGGCTTGGAGTCCGGCACTGTAATCGCTGAGATCAATTTTATTCAGTACCAGTGTGAGCTTGTCTAAGTCCTGAAGCTGGTGGGTAAACTCCGGCCAGGCCTCTGCCGGGTCCAGTGAGTGGAGTTGCTCTGCATCCATTACCAGGAGCACGCGATCCGCCTGGTGAATCTCCTCCCAGGCCCGCTCGATTCCGATCTGCTCTACCTTGTCCGGCGCATCCCGCAGACCGGCGGTATCGGCGAACTGCAGGGGCATGCCGTCAATGTGGATATCTTCCCGCAAGATATCGCGGGTGGTGCCGGCGATATCGGTGACGATGGCGGTATCGCGCCCCGCGAGGGCATTGAGCAGACTCGACTTGCCGGCGTTGGGGCGCCCGGCAATGGCCACTCGCATACCCTCGCGCATAATGGCGCCCTGGCGCGCCTGGGCTTCCACACCAGTCATTTGCGCCAGTAGGGCCTGGATATCCGCAGCCACCTTGCCATCGGCGAGAAAGTCGATCTCCTCTTCGGGAAAATCGATGGCGGCTTCCACATAGATACGCAGGTGGGTGAGACTTTCCACAAGGTCTTCGATCTTGTCGGAAAAAGCCCCTTGTAGTGAACGCATGGCGTTGCGTGCCGCTTGGGCACTACCGGCATCGATCAGATCGGCGATCGCTTCGGCTTGGGTGAGATCCATTTTATCGTTGAGGAAGGCGCGCTCGGAAAACTCACCGGGGCGTGCCTGGCGGGCCCCCAGTTCGATCGTTGCCTTTAGCAGTTGATCGAGAATGACCGGGCCACCGTGACCTTGCAGTTCCACGACATCCTCTCCGGTAAAGGAGTTGGGGCCTGGAAAAAATAGGGCGAGCCCCTGGTCGATCAGCCGCTCATTGTGGCAAAAATCCCGGTAATGGGCATAGCGCGCTTTAAGAGGTTTTTCCCCGCATATTTGCTCGGCAATGGGCAGGGCTTTGGGGCCTGAGAGGCGGATTACACCGATACCACCGCGCCCCGGTGCGGTGGCGACGGCGGCGATGGTGTCACGATTAAGGCTTTGTTGTGTCATCGGCTGAGTGTACTCGACATAACGGAAAAGGGCCGCAGTTGCGGCCCTTGTTGTTTGTGATCCGTGGATACTTGATCAGTATTTTCCGGCATCCACCTGCTTGTTGATATACCAGGTTTGACCGATGGTGATCAGGTTGTTGGCGATCCAGTACAGGACCAGGCCAGCCGGGAACCAAAGGAAGAACACCGTCATCATCACCGGCATCAGCTGCATG encodes:
- the mnmE gene encoding tRNA uridine-5-carboxymethylaminomethyl(34) synthesis GTPase MnmE; this encodes MTQQSLNRDTIAAVATAPGRGGIGVIRLSGPKALPIAEQICGEKPLKARYAHYRDFCHNERLIDQGLALFFPGPNSFTGEDVVELQGHGGPVILDQLLKATIELGARQARPGEFSERAFLNDKMDLTQAEAIADLIDAGSAQAARNAMRSLQGAFSDKIEDLVESLTHLRIYVEAAIDFPEEEIDFLADGKVAADIQALLAQMTGVEAQARQGAIMREGMRVAIAGRPNAGKSSLLNALAGRDTAIVTDIAGTTRDILREDIHIDGMPLQFADTAGLRDAPDKVEQIGIERAWEEIHQADRVLLVMDAEQLHSLDPAEAWPEFTHQLQDLDKLTLVLNKIDLSDYSAGLQAHTEGVPVIAISAKTGAGLEALKEHLKQSIGFSGAAEGNFSARRRHLEALERARAFIEQGSQQLHSHGAGELLAEDLRQAQQALGEITGTVSADELLGKIFGSFCIGK